A region of the Anolis carolinensis isolate JA03-04 chromosome 1, rAnoCar3.1.pri, whole genome shotgun sequence genome:
attttaaaaatacattttccataaatcatatttgtaacagtttaattttcattcagggttattccccaagtctttatttatacactggactAAACATCTTCCGATACTCAGTACATTTCATAGGGATCTTCTTCATGCCACCTGGCACAGTTCATCGATGTTTCCTTCTGCGGAGCATTCCAGAGGTTAACATGTTGTTGGGGATAATTACACTCGTCCTTCCCAGCAACACAATGAACTCTCTctgtcccaaaatgtttttttgcgaaacttccaagagtcattTAAGAAGTCCTGCGAAACATTGTCCAAGCATTTTTGTAGAATCTTGAAAGTAAACTGTTGATGGTTAAAACTACCAATCCCCATCACGTCAGGGTCTTTACCACTCTCTCCATTGAAAAATGACCTccgcttgcttcttggtttggcTGACCTGTCATAGTAGCTCTTCTGTCTCTGCTGGGCTACAGCTAGATGTTCTTGTGCGATGTCTCTTGCCACTCTCATTGTTGACTGAAGATCGGTCAAATATTCAGCCACTGGAACTGTATCAGCTTCCCGTCCAAAGAACATATCAGATGAGATGACTTTGGCCCCTGCAAACTTCTGCTGAGCTTCATTGGACTCCACTACTGATATcttgctctctgtctctcttctgttAATGGGTCTGTCACCAATAGGCCGGATACTGGAGATGGCAATGtctgcctcctcttcccctttgtcCATTTCCCAAGAGGAGTTGTCTGTCTCCCACTGTGAGCTGAAGGCATCGCCTAATGAAAAAGGATTATCTTTGTACTTTGGTGGTCCAGATGTGAAGCTTCCGATGTCTTCAAAGAGATCTAGCTGGGACTGTGTGGACTTTGTAGTCACTGGCGTTTCTTGTTCTATCACTTGCATCTCAGAGAGGACAGAGTGAGAAATAGAGCTCCTGGACaccaagcccatgcccagccGCTCTGCCTGTTCCCACTTCTTCCCTTCCAGGTTTTGaagttttttctcctcctttttccgaTCAACGTGTAGCTCTTGATACGTCAGTCTCATGGAGGCCACTAAGGCTTCATCTGCTTGCTTCTTGTACTCCGCAGCCTGTTGCTCCTTCAGTTTCTCAGCCACCTGCGCTTGCCTTTCAATTTCAGTGAAACTCTGACTatgtatttctgacctttcttctgattccacacttttgctttctctgtaaaACACACCATCTTTTGTGACAAATTTATTGGGTAGTTCTCCTGCTGATTCTGGTAAACTTTCAGCTTGCTTAAACAAAGGCTTCAGGGATTCATCTTCCTCCTGAGCTTGTTTAATTTCTTGAACTCCCCCTGTTTTACTAACAATTTCGGTAATGGTGGAACTAGATTCTGGACCCTGTTCAGATTCCGGTTGAATAGGTAAGCACACTGCTTCCTGAATAGGGCTTCTGTTGTAATCTTCCTTCTCCTCACACAACTTTTTCCAGTTCTTAACTTGTCTAGCTAGGTCATTGCCGATTAAACATTCATGAGGGATATCTGAGCTAATTGCAAAGTCCCAGatccctttccatccattgtattcaattgggagagatactacctcagctggtacagctggtcccaaaccctttagatttatctcagaggtgggcttttgatatttctgaggtaccgattttgggtggataacacacacctgggatcctgtatccctccaaccttgtttttgttggttcacaatagtgataggctcaaaataatcttcagaaaaatcatcggataaaataaataaacattgtttctccTTAGGAACAGTCTCAGTACTGCTTAGCAACTTAATATCACCATTAAGAGTATTTTCTTTGGGCTCTTTATTCATAAAGAAGGATGTTTTATCTCTTCTTAAAAGAGGACATTGGTATTTTAGATGATCAGACTTTCCACACTGATAGCACCTTGCTTTTACCTCAGGTTTGGTCTGATTAATTACCTCAGGCCTCCTGTAGGCGGTGTTTTCTATGGCAGGCGtctttttgtattgtgtgtgtgtttgataattGAAAAATGGCGGTTTATTCTGCCTTCTCTCACTTAGTCCCTCATCGTTCCTAAATCCTTCCCTCAGAGTGATCAATTGATCTGTCATGGCAGCTGCTTCATCGGCAGTTGATGGCTTTCTGTCTTGAACTAACCACCGATAATCTGAGGGCACTAATTGAAACAGTTGTTCCAACTTAATTAATTCCCTCAGCTGTTGAAAATTTTCCACTTCTGAGGTTCTGAGCCAACTATCAAATAATTGGGCTTGTTTTGAGGCTACTTCTGAGAAGCTCTGGGCCTTTTCTTTCCTCAGGGATCTGAATTTTAAACGATAAAATTCAGGTGTGAGTTGCAATTTCTGTTGTACctgttttttaaagaagttatAATCTCGGTGTAACTCTTCAGGTACATcaccatatatttctaacaatttaCCACAAATCTGGGGTCTTAAATAAAGCATCCATTTTCCCTCatcaatttcaaaatctctgcagcacctctcaaaagaaatcaaaaacttttccacatcatcatctttattaaactttgggaatctcttcagaagtagatcagacgcttcagtcctaccattcccttcttggttaataatgtgtggttgagacagtgccaatttctctttttccaattccaatcgtctcagttctatttccttatccttctctagctgcattattttcaattccttctcttgttcccatcatttttcctcccattctctctctctttgcttatcctccctttctctttgcttatcctccctttctctttgtttatcctccaattctaattttctcaattcaattttatatttaagggtttcccttgtctcaggggtttgctcagagtccgaactatctccttggtattcactagcctctcctgctaatttcttttgtagtctAGTAGCCATTTTCCTTAAATTTTACCTCACGATTTCTTCCTATGCGGTCTCAAGGCACTTAGTTTGAGATGTTAAACGTATCCCGCCGCTTGGCACCAATtgaagaggactgaggtgacagggatggaatccttttgatcccaccgctgccaccaattgaagagcggtgaggcagggaaggaatctttttctgaatcccaccactgcctccaaCTGAAGAGgtgtgtgcacgtgtgagagggagggatggaggatgtgtgaatgtatgacagggatgatttagtggataaggaaggataacggaactgattgggtttaaatgagtaaagatggtaacttatataggaaagtacggtaacttatatagataggtatggtaactgccaccaacgtgaggtaacaggcttacagagaggcaaggagacttatctttatgaacaataacaaaattcaagtttatttttggtacataagcgtatggtttcaatcagtaaacgttccggatcttaagttacaatgtagtctttcttgaatggatatttcttaaataacttctcttcaacacagtatactaaactcccctggtcagcttatattcccagcctttcccctgagtgaccataagctgccgtccttagctgatttccacagctcctaatctttccaaaacctaaccacaacttgtccttttttaaaccctcacagcaactgaacttttaaaaagggaatatgctctaactgtcatcttagccacgccccctttttcctccagagagaggttacgttgccatggcaacccgctgaacacagctggcttccatgtgagacctgtcttcatcaatacataactcccctttttccttttaataaacaaataaaatcatatcaataattcccattaactcataacatccttacagttACTTACTGAACCACCAGTTACCTGTTTGTTAGTTTGTTGTTAATAAGAAAGATTAAGCAATGAAAGACCCAGGAATCCTAGCCATTCAATTGGATTTCGTCTCATTTAATTTCCTAATCTTGCATGTGTGCACTTTGAACTAAAGTAAGTTCTCCACATTCATTGCAGTTAGTGGCACGGACCCTGTGTAAAgtggaaaaaaaaaccacaaataaataataactctattttttaaaaaatgaaattctaGCACAACATTATAGTTGAATTCTGCTAGAAGCTGACTGTAGAATCTCAATGAAGGTtctagagattactagagaggtgttatctccAGAGATCACTAAGTCTTCCATCATGGCAGGAGGAAGTTGacaatagaatcacattggaggatctagagattcctaaggaGAACATTTAATCAAATCAATGAATAATTAAAACTACAAAAGTCAAAACTCAAATATGGAGGATCAACTATAAATTGGTTAGCAATCTCATATGAGATTGAGGCTGGAATCCTGGTGGGTAGTGACTACCATGTATCCAAGAGGTATGAATTTGTGACTGCTTCATACATATGCAAAGGAGGATTTTGACAACCACCTTGTATCTCTCATTAGCAACAGAGATCACTTGTATGAGAGGGTGGGAGCATTAATCAGCTGCTTCCTGATTGACAGAGAAGCAGATGCATGCCAATCACTGCACCTGCTGATTGGTAAGTGGGGATATTTGGGTGGCTCAGGTTAGGATTTACTGCATAGCTATATAACTAGCATGGTTATATAGCAAATTAGTGCACAGAGGATTTATTAATAAAAGCAgttgtcaatttttttaaaaaaagggttggaagTGGTGAATTACTAGAAGAAATGAAAAACGTGTTTCATTGTCGTTATTATGCTTTCAG
Encoded here:
- the LOC134299399 gene encoding uncharacterized protein LOC134299399 — its product is MQLEKDKEIELRRLELEKEKLALSQPHIINQEGNGRTEASDLLLKRFPKFNKDDDVEKFLISFERCCRDFEIDEGKWMLYLRPQICGKLLEIYGDVPEELHRDYNFFKKQVQQKLQLTPEFYRLKFRSLRKEKAQSFSEVASKQAQLFDSWLRTSEVENFQQLRELIKLEQLFQLVPSDYRWLVQDRKPSTADEAAAMTDQLITLREGFRNDEGLSERRQNKPPFFNYQTHTQYKKTPAIENTAYRRPEVINQTKPEVKARCYQCGKSDHLKYQCPLLRRDKTSFFMNKEPKENTLNGDIKLLSSTETVPKEKQCLFILSDDFSEDYFEPITIVNQQKQGWRDTGSQVCVIHPKSVPQKYQKPTSEINLKGLGPAVPAEVVSLPIEYNGWKGIWDFAISSDIPHECLIGNDLARQVKNWKKLCEEKEDYNRSPIQEAVCLPIQPESEQGPESSSTITEIVSKTGGVQEIKQAQEEDESLKPLFKQAESLPESAGELPNKFVTKDGVFYRESKSVESEERSEIHSQSFTEIERQAQVAEKLKEQQAAEYKKQADEALVASMRLTYQELHVDRKKEEKKLQNLEGKKWEQAERLGMGLVSRSSISHSVLSEMQVIEQETPVTTKSTQSQLDLFEDIGSFTSGPPKYKDNPFSLGDAFSSQWETDNSSWEMDKGEEEADIAISSIRPIGDRPINRRETESKISVVESNEAQQKFAGAKVISSDMFFGREADTVPVAEYLTDLQSTMRVARDIAQEHLAVAQQRQKSYYDRSAKPRSKRRSFFNGESGKDPDVMGIGSFNHQQFTFKILQKCLDNVSQDFLNDSWKFRKKTFWDRESSLCCWEGRV